From the genome of Fundulus heteroclitus isolate FHET01 chromosome 9, MU-UCD_Fhet_4.1, whole genome shotgun sequence, one region includes:
- the zar1 gene encoding zygote arrest protein 1, producing the protein MATYGEEPVDRYFYSSYNPYMGRYARPRDAGWKYKGYFSHYGDGSDAFNNHQRAQLKSILSQINPKLTPRLRKANTKDVAVQVNPKRDASVQCSIGPRTLQVVKRDVQRRRRQEPATPSSPKATGGVRYPRTLAVYSPIAYRSVTSFLVDDNNNVKDASSEAAPTVEPHGDPGEATEGKEEEEEKEEEEGSDAGEDGKTLKSPEQNQLLKPKLQVKSELAPQVAEASKGKARVRFQFLEQKYGYYHCRECNLRWESAYVWCVQGTNKVYFKQFCRKCQKGFNPYRVEDITCHTCNKARCSCALTQRHVDPKRPHRQDLCGRCKGKRLSCDSTFSFKYII; encoded by the exons atggcaacaTATGGTGAAGAGCCAGTCGACAGATACTTCTACTCCTCATACAACCCTTACATGGGTCGGTACGCCCGGCCCAGAGACGCAGGCTGGAAATACAAAGGTTACTTCTCCCACTATGGAGACGGCTCTGACGCGTTCAACAACCACCAGCGCGCCCAGCTGAAGTCCATCCTGTCCCAAATCAACCCCAAACTCACCCCGAGGCTCAGGAAGGCCAACACCAAGGACGTGGCGGTGCAGGTCAACCCCAAGAGGGACGCCTCGGTGCAGTGCTCCATCGGCCCGCGGACCCTGCAGGTCGTGAAGCGCGACGTCCAGCGCAGGAGAAGGCAGGAGCCCGCCACGCCCAGCAGCCCCAAGGCAACGGGTGGCGTCCGTTACCCGCGGACGCTGGCCGTGTACTCCCCCATTGCTTACCGGAGCGTCACGTCATTCCTGGTGGACGACAACAACAACGTCAAAGACGCTTCCTCCGAGGCGGCGCCCACCGTAGAGCCCCACGGTGACCCGGGAGAGGCCACCgaggggaaggaggaggaggaggagaaggaggaggaggagggatcGGACGCTGGTGAGGATGGGAAGACGTTGAAGTCCCCGGAACAAAACCAGCTGCTGAAACCGAAGCTGCAGGTGAAGAGCGAGCTCGCGCCGCAAGTCGCGGAGGCATCAAAGGGCAAGGCCCGCGTGCGCTTCCAG TTCCTGGAACAGAAATACGGATATTATCACTGCAGAGAATGCAATCTGCGATGGGAGAGCGCCTATGTGTGGTGCGTTCAGGGCACCAACAAG GTTTACTTCAAGCAGTTCTGTAGGAAATGCCAGAAGGGCTTCAACCCGTACCGCGTGGAGGACATCACATGCCAT ACTTGCAACAAGGCCCGCTGCTCCTGTGCCCTGACCCAGCGGCACGTTGATCCCAAGCGACCCCACAGACAGGACTTGTGTGGCAGGTGCAAAGGCAAGCGGCTCTCCTGTGACAGCACGTTCAGCTTCAAATACATCATCTGA